A genomic window from Salvia hispanica cultivar TCC Black 2014 chromosome 5, UniMelb_Shisp_WGS_1.0, whole genome shotgun sequence includes:
- the LOC125188512 gene encoding uncharacterized protein LOC125188512 isoform X4, giving the protein MSLFARFEGQIHFLASCAKLVFLLPKRITALFLFLILVRKIKLQNSEVLSESLVLLPCNYVCHAEVNTILNRNHASAARQVSHFIFFVTFAHLFLNSGVQFLTLMYMIYHTEALRDHVSLQRMCKDYYSGVSEVIYYVEKHLDNPDVAYVASHKLLSMAGIKVRRHEPQMDQILIKFYELLPIPHICFGTAAMASHRTPVSRNYAAAPDAVTVPFGDNPLHPIAVVLRRSYHGGHARVDHRGRGKGKFNSQEADGWQRKPLIGKVEGDLAEVCDSADIQAQDDKQRYLQLQKEEEERVREQKAKALAKLEELDRRKQAGANQKAVSLTQQCTVRSYPLLYPVRNPRARYLLSGNRIAEFQKINRDIDLQTSIMVVVVIPLFGLLRLRLRMN; this is encoded by the exons ATGTCCTTGTTTGCTAGATTTGAGGGCCAAATCCATTTCCTTGCTTCTTGCGCCAAACTGGTGTTCTTGTTGCCCAAACGAATCACAGCTTTGTTTTTATTCTTGATCCTcgtaaggaaaataaaattgcaaaatagtGAAGTTTTATCCGAGTCCTTAGTCTTGCTTCCTTGCAATTATGTATGCCATGCTGAAGTCAATACTATCTTaaacagaaatcatgcatcTGCTGCACGGCAAGTCAgtcactttattttctttgttactTTTGctcatttatttctaaattccGGTGTACAATTTCTGACTCTTATGTACATGATTTACCATACAGAGGCTTTACGTGACCATGTTTCCTTGCAACGAATGTGCAAAGATTATTATTCAG GTGTTTCAGAAGTTATCTACTATGTGGAAAAGCATCTGGATAACCCGGATGTTGCTTATGTTGCTTCTCACAAGCTTCTATCTATGGCAGGCATAAAA GTGAGGAGACATGAGCCTCAGATGGATCAGATCTTGATCAAATTCTATGAATTATTGCCCATCCCTCACATCTGCT TTGGTACTGCTGCTATGGCTTCTCATAGGACTCCTGTTTCCAGAAACTATGCTGCTGCCCCGGATGCAGTGACAGTTCCTTTTGGTGATAATCCATTGCACCCAATTGCTGTCGTCCTTAG GAGATCGTATCATGGTGGGCATGCTAGAGTTGATCATCGTGGACGTGGTAAAGGGAAGTTCAATAGTCAGGAAGCTGATGGATGGCAAAGGAAGCCTCTCA TAGGGAAGGTTGAGGGAGATTTGGCTGAAGTATGTGATTCAGCTGATATTCAGGCACAG GATGACAAGCAACGGTACCTTCAACTACagaaggaagaggaagaacGAGTAAGGGAGCAGAAGGCCAAGGCTCTTGCTAAACTAGAAGAATTGGACCGCCGAAAACAAGCAGGTGCAAACCAGAAGGCTGTGAGCCTGACACAGCAGTGCACAGTCAGGAGCTATCCTCTTCTCTATCCAGTGAGGAATCCCAGAGCAAGGTACCTACTCAGTGGAAACCGAATCGCAGAATTCCAAAAAATCAACAGGGACATAGATTTACAGACAAGCATCATGGTAGTGGTAGTGATACCGTTGTTTGGGCTCCTAAGGCTAAGGCTTCGGATGAATTGA
- the LOC125188512 gene encoding uncharacterized protein LOC125188512 isoform X18, whose product MSLFARFEGQIHFLASCAKLVFLLPKRITALFLFLILVRKIKLQNSEVLSESLVLLPCNYVCHAEVNTILNRNHASAARQVSHFIFFVTFAHLFLNSGVQFLTLMYMIYHTEALRDHVSLQRMCKDYYSGVSEVIYYVEKHLDNPDVAYVASHKLLSMAGIKVRRHEPQMDQILIKFYELLPIPHICFGTAAMASHRTPVSRNYAAAPDAVTVPFGDNPLHPIAVVLRRSYHGGHARVDHRGRGKGKFNSQEADGWQRKPLIGKVEGDLAEVCDSADIQAQRARMTSNGTFNYRRKRKNE is encoded by the exons ATGTCCTTGTTTGCTAGATTTGAGGGCCAAATCCATTTCCTTGCTTCTTGCGCCAAACTGGTGTTCTTGTTGCCCAAACGAATCACAGCTTTGTTTTTATTCTTGATCCTcgtaaggaaaataaaattgcaaaatagtGAAGTTTTATCCGAGTCCTTAGTCTTGCTTCCTTGCAATTATGTATGCCATGCTGAAGTCAATACTATCTTaaacagaaatcatgcatcTGCTGCACGGCAAGTCAgtcactttattttctttgttactTTTGctcatttatttctaaattccGGTGTACAATTTCTGACTCTTATGTACATGATTTACCATACAGAGGCTTTACGTGACCATGTTTCCTTGCAACGAATGTGCAAAGATTATTATTCAG GTGTTTCAGAAGTTATCTACTATGTGGAAAAGCATCTGGATAACCCGGATGTTGCTTATGTTGCTTCTCACAAGCTTCTATCTATGGCAGGCATAAAA GTGAGGAGACATGAGCCTCAGATGGATCAGATCTTGATCAAATTCTATGAATTATTGCCCATCCCTCACATCTGCT TTGGTACTGCTGCTATGGCTTCTCATAGGACTCCTGTTTCCAGAAACTATGCTGCTGCCCCGGATGCAGTGACAGTTCCTTTTGGTGATAATCCATTGCACCCAATTGCTGTCGTCCTTAG GAGATCGTATCATGGTGGGCATGCTAGAGTTGATCATCGTGGACGTGGTAAAGGGAAGTTCAATAGTCAGGAAGCTGATGGATGGCAAAGGAAGCCTCTCA TAGGGAAGGTTGAGGGAGATTTGGCTGAAGTATGTGATTCAGCTGATATTCAGGCACAG CGTGCCAGGATGACAAGCAACGGTACCTTCAACTACagaaggaagaggaagaacGAGTAA
- the LOC125188512 gene encoding uncharacterized protein LOC125188512 isoform X6 — MSLFARFEGQIHFLASCAKLVFLLPKRITALFLFLILVRKIKLQNSEVLSESLVLLPCNYVCHAEVNTILNRNHASAARQVSHFIFFVTFAHLFLNSGVQFLTLMYMIYHTEALRDHVSLQRMCKDYYSGVSEVIYYVEKHLDNPDVAYVASHKLLSMAGIKVRRHEPQMDQILIKFYELLPIPHICFGTAAMASHRTPVSRNYAAAPDAVTVPFGDNPLHPIAVVLRRSYHGGHARVDHRGRGKGKFNSQEADGWQRKPLIGKVEGDLAEVCDSADIQAQKEEEERVREQKAKALAKLEELDRRKQAGANQKAVSLTQQCTVRSYPLLYPVRNPRARYLLSGNRIAEFQKINRDIDLQTSIMVVVVIPLFGLLRLRLRMN; from the exons ATGTCCTTGTTTGCTAGATTTGAGGGCCAAATCCATTTCCTTGCTTCTTGCGCCAAACTGGTGTTCTTGTTGCCCAAACGAATCACAGCTTTGTTTTTATTCTTGATCCTcgtaaggaaaataaaattgcaaaatagtGAAGTTTTATCCGAGTCCTTAGTCTTGCTTCCTTGCAATTATGTATGCCATGCTGAAGTCAATACTATCTTaaacagaaatcatgcatcTGCTGCACGGCAAGTCAgtcactttattttctttgttactTTTGctcatttatttctaaattccGGTGTACAATTTCTGACTCTTATGTACATGATTTACCATACAGAGGCTTTACGTGACCATGTTTCCTTGCAACGAATGTGCAAAGATTATTATTCAG GTGTTTCAGAAGTTATCTACTATGTGGAAAAGCATCTGGATAACCCGGATGTTGCTTATGTTGCTTCTCACAAGCTTCTATCTATGGCAGGCATAAAA GTGAGGAGACATGAGCCTCAGATGGATCAGATCTTGATCAAATTCTATGAATTATTGCCCATCCCTCACATCTGCT TTGGTACTGCTGCTATGGCTTCTCATAGGACTCCTGTTTCCAGAAACTATGCTGCTGCCCCGGATGCAGTGACAGTTCCTTTTGGTGATAATCCATTGCACCCAATTGCTGTCGTCCTTAG GAGATCGTATCATGGTGGGCATGCTAGAGTTGATCATCGTGGACGTGGTAAAGGGAAGTTCAATAGTCAGGAAGCTGATGGATGGCAAAGGAAGCCTCTCA TAGGGAAGGTTGAGGGAGATTTGGCTGAAGTATGTGATTCAGCTGATATTCAGGCACAG aaggaagaggaagaacGAGTAAGGGAGCAGAAGGCCAAGGCTCTTGCTAAACTAGAAGAATTGGACCGCCGAAAACAAGCAGGTGCAAACCAGAAGGCTGTGAGCCTGACACAGCAGTGCACAGTCAGGAGCTATCCTCTTCTCTATCCAGTGAGGAATCCCAGAGCAAGGTACCTACTCAGTGGAAACCGAATCGCAGAATTCCAAAAAATCAACAGGGACATAGATTTACAGACAAGCATCATGGTAGTGGTAGTGATACCGTTGTTTGGGCTCCTAAGGCTAAGGCTTCGGATGAATTGA
- the LOC125188512 gene encoding uncharacterized protein LOC125188512 isoform X12, producing the protein MTLCFSVDIELPWYKKHPKRLYVTMFPCNECAKIIIQSGVSEVIYYVEKHLDNPDVAYVASHKLLSMAGIKVRRHEPQMDQILIKFYELLPIPHICFGTAAMASHRTPVSRNYAAAPDAVTVPFGDNPLHPIAVVLRRSYHGGHARVDHRGRGKGKFNSQEADGWQRKPLSNDSSNAVIASNNNNVGEASENSMMYPVGKVEGDLAEVCDSADIQAQDDKQRYLQLQKEEEERVREQKAKALAKLEELDRRKQAGANQKAVSLTQQCTVRSYPLLYPVRNPRARYLLSGNRIAEFQKINRDIDLQTSIMVVVVIPLFGLLRLRLRMN; encoded by the exons ATGACGCTGTGTTTCTCTGTGGATATCGAGCTCCCATGGTACAAGAAACACCCAAAG AGGCTTTACGTGACCATGTTTCCTTGCAACGAATGTGCAAAGATTATTATTCAG TCAGGTGTTTCAGAAGTTATCTACTATGTGGAAAAGCATCTGGATAACCCGGATGTTGCTTATGTTGCTTCTCACAAGCTTCTATCTATGGCAGGCATAAAA GTGAGGAGACATGAGCCTCAGATGGATCAGATCTTGATCAAATTCTATGAATTATTGCCCATCCCTCACATCTGCT TTGGTACTGCTGCTATGGCTTCTCATAGGACTCCTGTTTCCAGAAACTATGCTGCTGCCCCGGATGCAGTGACAGTTCCTTTTGGTGATAATCCATTGCACCCAATTGCTGTCGTCCTTAG GAGATCGTATCATGGTGGGCATGCTAGAGTTGATCATCGTGGACGTGGTAAAGGGAAGTTCAATAGTCAGGAAGCTGATGGATGGCAAAGGAAGCCTCTCAGTAATGATTCCTCAAATGCAGTTATAGCTTCAAACAATAATAATGTTGGAGAGGCTTCTGAGAATTCTATGATGTATCCAGTAGGGAAGGTTGAGGGAGATTTGGCTGAAGTATGTGATTCAGCTGATATTCAGGCACAG GATGACAAGCAACGGTACCTTCAACTACagaaggaagaggaagaacGAGTAAGGGAGCAGAAGGCCAAGGCTCTTGCTAAACTAGAAGAATTGGACCGCCGAAAACAAGCAGGTGCAAACCAGAAGGCTGTGAGCCTGACACAGCAGTGCACAGTCAGGAGCTATCCTCTTCTCTATCCAGTGAGGAATCCCAGAGCAAGGTACCTACTCAGTGGAAACCGAATCGCAGAATTCCAAAAAATCAACAGGGACATAGATTTACAGACAAGCATCATGGTAGTGGTAGTGATACCGTTGTTTGGGCTCCTAAGGCTAAGGCTTCGGATGAATTGA
- the LOC125188512 gene encoding uncharacterized protein LOC125188512 isoform X14 — protein sequence MYMIYHTEALRDHVSLQRMCKDYYSGVSEVIYYVEKHLDNPDVAYVASHKLLSMAGIKVRRHEPQMDQILIKFYELLPIPHICFGTAAMASHRTPVSRNYAAAPDAVTVPFGDNPLHPIAVVLRRSYHGGHARVDHRGRGKGKFNSQEADGWQRKPLSNDSSNAVIASNNNNVGEASENSMMYPVGKVEGDLAEVCDSADIQAQDDKQRYLQLQKEEEERVREQKAKALAKLEELDRRKQAGANQKAVSLTQQCTVRSYPLLYPVRNPRARYLLSGNRIAEFQKINRDIDLQTSIMVVVVIPLFGLLRLRLRMN from the exons ATGTACATGATTTACCATACAGAGGCTTTACGTGACCATGTTTCCTTGCAACGAATGTGCAAAGATTATTATTCAG GTGTTTCAGAAGTTATCTACTATGTGGAAAAGCATCTGGATAACCCGGATGTTGCTTATGTTGCTTCTCACAAGCTTCTATCTATGGCAGGCATAAAA GTGAGGAGACATGAGCCTCAGATGGATCAGATCTTGATCAAATTCTATGAATTATTGCCCATCCCTCACATCTGCT TTGGTACTGCTGCTATGGCTTCTCATAGGACTCCTGTTTCCAGAAACTATGCTGCTGCCCCGGATGCAGTGACAGTTCCTTTTGGTGATAATCCATTGCACCCAATTGCTGTCGTCCTTAG GAGATCGTATCATGGTGGGCATGCTAGAGTTGATCATCGTGGACGTGGTAAAGGGAAGTTCAATAGTCAGGAAGCTGATGGATGGCAAAGGAAGCCTCTCAGTAATGATTCCTCAAATGCAGTTATAGCTTCAAACAATAATAATGTTGGAGAGGCTTCTGAGAATTCTATGATGTATCCAGTAGGGAAGGTTGAGGGAGATTTGGCTGAAGTATGTGATTCAGCTGATATTCAGGCACAG GATGACAAGCAACGGTACCTTCAACTACagaaggaagaggaagaacGAGTAAGGGAGCAGAAGGCCAAGGCTCTTGCTAAACTAGAAGAATTGGACCGCCGAAAACAAGCAGGTGCAAACCAGAAGGCTGTGAGCCTGACACAGCAGTGCACAGTCAGGAGCTATCCTCTTCTCTATCCAGTGAGGAATCCCAGAGCAAGGTACCTACTCAGTGGAAACCGAATCGCAGAATTCCAAAAAATCAACAGGGACATAGATTTACAGACAAGCATCATGGTAGTGGTAGTGATACCGTTGTTTGGGCTCCTAAGGCTAAGGCTTCGGATGAATTGA
- the LOC125188512 gene encoding uncharacterized protein LOC125188512 isoform X11 — MSLFARFEGQIHFLASCAKLVFLLPKRITALFLFLILVRKIKLQNSEVLSESLVLLPCNYVCHAEVNTILNRNHASAARQVSHFIFFVTFAHLFLNSGVQFLTLMYMIYHTEALRDHVSLQRMCKDYYSGVSEVIYYVEKHLDNPDVAYVASHKLLSMAGIKVRRHEPQMDQILIKFYELLPIPHICFGTAAMASHRTPVSRNYAAAPDAVTVPFGDNPLHPIAVVLRRSYHGGHARVDHRGRGKGKFNSQEADGWQRKPLSNDSSNAVIASNNNNVGEASENSMMYPVGKVEGDLAEVCDSADIQAQRARMTSNGTFNYRRKRKNE; from the exons ATGTCCTTGTTTGCTAGATTTGAGGGCCAAATCCATTTCCTTGCTTCTTGCGCCAAACTGGTGTTCTTGTTGCCCAAACGAATCACAGCTTTGTTTTTATTCTTGATCCTcgtaaggaaaataaaattgcaaaatagtGAAGTTTTATCCGAGTCCTTAGTCTTGCTTCCTTGCAATTATGTATGCCATGCTGAAGTCAATACTATCTTaaacagaaatcatgcatcTGCTGCACGGCAAGTCAgtcactttattttctttgttactTTTGctcatttatttctaaattccGGTGTACAATTTCTGACTCTTATGTACATGATTTACCATACAGAGGCTTTACGTGACCATGTTTCCTTGCAACGAATGTGCAAAGATTATTATTCAG GTGTTTCAGAAGTTATCTACTATGTGGAAAAGCATCTGGATAACCCGGATGTTGCTTATGTTGCTTCTCACAAGCTTCTATCTATGGCAGGCATAAAA GTGAGGAGACATGAGCCTCAGATGGATCAGATCTTGATCAAATTCTATGAATTATTGCCCATCCCTCACATCTGCT TTGGTACTGCTGCTATGGCTTCTCATAGGACTCCTGTTTCCAGAAACTATGCTGCTGCCCCGGATGCAGTGACAGTTCCTTTTGGTGATAATCCATTGCACCCAATTGCTGTCGTCCTTAG GAGATCGTATCATGGTGGGCATGCTAGAGTTGATCATCGTGGACGTGGTAAAGGGAAGTTCAATAGTCAGGAAGCTGATGGATGGCAAAGGAAGCCTCTCAGTAATGATTCCTCAAATGCAGTTATAGCTTCAAACAATAATAATGTTGGAGAGGCTTCTGAGAATTCTATGATGTATCCAGTAGGGAAGGTTGAGGGAGATTTGGCTGAAGTATGTGATTCAGCTGATATTCAGGCACAG CGTGCCAGGATGACAAGCAACGGTACCTTCAACTACagaaggaagaggaagaacGAGTAA
- the LOC125188512 gene encoding uncharacterized protein LOC125188512 isoform X5, whose amino-acid sequence MSLFARFEGQIHFLASCAKLVFLLPKRITALFLFLILVRKIKLQNSEVLSESLVLLPCNYVCHAEVNTILNRNHASAARQRLYVTMFPCNECAKIIIQSGVSEVIYYVEKHLDNPDVAYVASHKLLSMAGIKVRRHEPQMDQILIKFYELLPIPHICFGTAAMASHRTPVSRNYAAAPDAVTVPFGDNPLHPIAVVLRRSYHGGHARVDHRGRGKGKFNSQEADGWQRKPLSNDSSNAVIASNNNNVGEASENSMMYPVGKVEGDLAEVCDSADIQAQDDKQRYLQLQKEEEERVREQKAKALAKLEELDRRKQAGANQKAVSLTQQCTVRSYPLLYPVRNPRARYLLSGNRIAEFQKINRDIDLQTSIMVVVVIPLFGLLRLRLRMN is encoded by the exons ATGTCCTTGTTTGCTAGATTTGAGGGCCAAATCCATTTCCTTGCTTCTTGCGCCAAACTGGTGTTCTTGTTGCCCAAACGAATCACAGCTTTGTTTTTATTCTTGATCCTcgtaaggaaaataaaattgcaaaatagtGAAGTTTTATCCGAGTCCTTAGTCTTGCTTCCTTGCAATTATGTATGCCATGCTGAAGTCAATACTATCTTaaacagaaatcatgcatcTGCTGCACGGCAA AGGCTTTACGTGACCATGTTTCCTTGCAACGAATGTGCAAAGATTATTATTCAG TCAGGTGTTTCAGAAGTTATCTACTATGTGGAAAAGCATCTGGATAACCCGGATGTTGCTTATGTTGCTTCTCACAAGCTTCTATCTATGGCAGGCATAAAA GTGAGGAGACATGAGCCTCAGATGGATCAGATCTTGATCAAATTCTATGAATTATTGCCCATCCCTCACATCTGCT TTGGTACTGCTGCTATGGCTTCTCATAGGACTCCTGTTTCCAGAAACTATGCTGCTGCCCCGGATGCAGTGACAGTTCCTTTTGGTGATAATCCATTGCACCCAATTGCTGTCGTCCTTAG GAGATCGTATCATGGTGGGCATGCTAGAGTTGATCATCGTGGACGTGGTAAAGGGAAGTTCAATAGTCAGGAAGCTGATGGATGGCAAAGGAAGCCTCTCAGTAATGATTCCTCAAATGCAGTTATAGCTTCAAACAATAATAATGTTGGAGAGGCTTCTGAGAATTCTATGATGTATCCAGTAGGGAAGGTTGAGGGAGATTTGGCTGAAGTATGTGATTCAGCTGATATTCAGGCACAG GATGACAAGCAACGGTACCTTCAACTACagaaggaagaggaagaacGAGTAAGGGAGCAGAAGGCCAAGGCTCTTGCTAAACTAGAAGAATTGGACCGCCGAAAACAAGCAGGTGCAAACCAGAAGGCTGTGAGCCTGACACAGCAGTGCACAGTCAGGAGCTATCCTCTTCTCTATCCAGTGAGGAATCCCAGAGCAAGGTACCTACTCAGTGGAAACCGAATCGCAGAATTCCAAAAAATCAACAGGGACATAGATTTACAGACAAGCATCATGGTAGTGGTAGTGATACCGTTGTTTGGGCTCCTAAGGCTAAGGCTTCGGATGAATTGA
- the LOC125188512 gene encoding uncharacterized protein LOC125188512 isoform X3 — protein sequence MSLFARFEGQIHFLASCAKLVFLLPKRITALFLFLILVRKIKLQNSEVLSESLVLLPCNYVCHAEVNTILNRNHASAARQVSHFIFFVTFAHLFLNSGVQFLTLMYMIYHTEALRDHVSLQRMCKDYYSGVSEVIYYVEKHLDNPDVAYVASHKLLSMAGIKVRRHEPQMDQILIKFYELLPIPHICFGTAAMASHRTPVSRNYAAAPDAVTVPFGDNPLHPIAVVLRRSYHGGHARVDHRGRGKGKFNSQEADGWQRKPLSNDSSNAVIASNNNNVGEASENSMMYPVGKVEGDLAEDDKQRYLQLQKEEEERVREQKAKALAKLEELDRRKQAGANQKAVSLTQQCTVRSYPLLYPVRNPRARYLLSGNRIAEFQKINRDIDLQTSIMVVVVIPLFGLLRLRLRMN from the exons ATGTCCTTGTTTGCTAGATTTGAGGGCCAAATCCATTTCCTTGCTTCTTGCGCCAAACTGGTGTTCTTGTTGCCCAAACGAATCACAGCTTTGTTTTTATTCTTGATCCTcgtaaggaaaataaaattgcaaaatagtGAAGTTTTATCCGAGTCCTTAGTCTTGCTTCCTTGCAATTATGTATGCCATGCTGAAGTCAATACTATCTTaaacagaaatcatgcatcTGCTGCACGGCAAGTCAgtcactttattttctttgttactTTTGctcatttatttctaaattccGGTGTACAATTTCTGACTCTTATGTACATGATTTACCATACAGAGGCTTTACGTGACCATGTTTCCTTGCAACGAATGTGCAAAGATTATTATTCAG GTGTTTCAGAAGTTATCTACTATGTGGAAAAGCATCTGGATAACCCGGATGTTGCTTATGTTGCTTCTCACAAGCTTCTATCTATGGCAGGCATAAAA GTGAGGAGACATGAGCCTCAGATGGATCAGATCTTGATCAAATTCTATGAATTATTGCCCATCCCTCACATCTGCT TTGGTACTGCTGCTATGGCTTCTCATAGGACTCCTGTTTCCAGAAACTATGCTGCTGCCCCGGATGCAGTGACAGTTCCTTTTGGTGATAATCCATTGCACCCAATTGCTGTCGTCCTTAG GAGATCGTATCATGGTGGGCATGCTAGAGTTGATCATCGTGGACGTGGTAAAGGGAAGTTCAATAGTCAGGAAGCTGATGGATGGCAAAGGAAGCCTCTCAGTAATGATTCCTCAAATGCAGTTATAGCTTCAAACAATAATAATGTTGGAGAGGCTTCTGAGAATTCTATGATGTATCCAGTAGGGAAGGTTGAGGGAGATTTGGCTGAA GATGACAAGCAACGGTACCTTCAACTACagaaggaagaggaagaacGAGTAAGGGAGCAGAAGGCCAAGGCTCTTGCTAAACTAGAAGAATTGGACCGCCGAAAACAAGCAGGTGCAAACCAGAAGGCTGTGAGCCTGACACAGCAGTGCACAGTCAGGAGCTATCCTCTTCTCTATCCAGTGAGGAATCCCAGAGCAAGGTACCTACTCAGTGGAAACCGAATCGCAGAATTCCAAAAAATCAACAGGGACATAGATTTACAGACAAGCATCATGGTAGTGGTAGTGATACCGTTGTTTGGGCTCCTAAGGCTAAGGCTTCGGATGAATTGA
- the LOC125188512 gene encoding uncharacterized protein LOC125188512 isoform X13 — MSLFARFEGQIHFLASCAKLVFLLPKRITALFLFLILVRKIKLQNSEVLSESLVLLPCNYVCHAEVNTILNRNHASAARQVSHFIFFVTFAHLFLNSGVQFLTLMYMIYHTEALRDHVSLQRMCKDYYSGVSEVIYYVEKHLDNPDVAYVASHKLLSMAGIKVRRHEPQMDQILIKFYELLPIPHICFGTAAMASHRTPVSRNYAAAPDAVTVPFGDNPLHPIAVVLRRSYHGGHARVDHRGRGKGKFNSQEADGWQRKPLSNDSSNAVIASNNNNVGEASENSMMYPVGKVEGDLAERARMTSNGTFNYRRKRKNE, encoded by the exons ATGTCCTTGTTTGCTAGATTTGAGGGCCAAATCCATTTCCTTGCTTCTTGCGCCAAACTGGTGTTCTTGTTGCCCAAACGAATCACAGCTTTGTTTTTATTCTTGATCCTcgtaaggaaaataaaattgcaaaatagtGAAGTTTTATCCGAGTCCTTAGTCTTGCTTCCTTGCAATTATGTATGCCATGCTGAAGTCAATACTATCTTaaacagaaatcatgcatcTGCTGCACGGCAAGTCAgtcactttattttctttgttactTTTGctcatttatttctaaattccGGTGTACAATTTCTGACTCTTATGTACATGATTTACCATACAGAGGCTTTACGTGACCATGTTTCCTTGCAACGAATGTGCAAAGATTATTATTCAG GTGTTTCAGAAGTTATCTACTATGTGGAAAAGCATCTGGATAACCCGGATGTTGCTTATGTTGCTTCTCACAAGCTTCTATCTATGGCAGGCATAAAA GTGAGGAGACATGAGCCTCAGATGGATCAGATCTTGATCAAATTCTATGAATTATTGCCCATCCCTCACATCTGCT TTGGTACTGCTGCTATGGCTTCTCATAGGACTCCTGTTTCCAGAAACTATGCTGCTGCCCCGGATGCAGTGACAGTTCCTTTTGGTGATAATCCATTGCACCCAATTGCTGTCGTCCTTAG GAGATCGTATCATGGTGGGCATGCTAGAGTTGATCATCGTGGACGTGGTAAAGGGAAGTTCAATAGTCAGGAAGCTGATGGATGGCAAAGGAAGCCTCTCAGTAATGATTCCTCAAATGCAGTTATAGCTTCAAACAATAATAATGTTGGAGAGGCTTCTGAGAATTCTATGATGTATCCAGTAGGGAAGGTTGAGGGAGATTTGGCTGAA CGTGCCAGGATGACAAGCAACGGTACCTTCAACTACagaaggaagaggaagaacGAGTAA
- the LOC125188512 gene encoding uncharacterized protein LOC125188512 isoform X20, which produces MSLFARFEGQIHFLASCAKLVFLLPKRITALFLFLILVRKIKLQNSEVLSESLVLLPCNYVCHAEVNTILNRNHASAARQVSHFIFFVTFAHLFLNSGVQFLTLMYMIYHTEALRDHVSLQRMCKDYYSGVSEVIYYVEKHLDNPDVAYVASHKLLSMAGIKVRRHEPQMDQILIKFYELLPIPHICFGTAAMASHRTPVSRNYAAAPDAVTVPFGDNPLHPIAVVLRRSYHGGHARVDHRGRGKGKFNSQEADGWQRKPLIGKVEGDLAERARMTSNGTFNYRRKRKNE; this is translated from the exons ATGTCCTTGTTTGCTAGATTTGAGGGCCAAATCCATTTCCTTGCTTCTTGCGCCAAACTGGTGTTCTTGTTGCCCAAACGAATCACAGCTTTGTTTTTATTCTTGATCCTcgtaaggaaaataaaattgcaaaatagtGAAGTTTTATCCGAGTCCTTAGTCTTGCTTCCTTGCAATTATGTATGCCATGCTGAAGTCAATACTATCTTaaacagaaatcatgcatcTGCTGCACGGCAAGTCAgtcactttattttctttgttactTTTGctcatttatttctaaattccGGTGTACAATTTCTGACTCTTATGTACATGATTTACCATACAGAGGCTTTACGTGACCATGTTTCCTTGCAACGAATGTGCAAAGATTATTATTCAG GTGTTTCAGAAGTTATCTACTATGTGGAAAAGCATCTGGATAACCCGGATGTTGCTTATGTTGCTTCTCACAAGCTTCTATCTATGGCAGGCATAAAA GTGAGGAGACATGAGCCTCAGATGGATCAGATCTTGATCAAATTCTATGAATTATTGCCCATCCCTCACATCTGCT TTGGTACTGCTGCTATGGCTTCTCATAGGACTCCTGTTTCCAGAAACTATGCTGCTGCCCCGGATGCAGTGACAGTTCCTTTTGGTGATAATCCATTGCACCCAATTGCTGTCGTCCTTAG GAGATCGTATCATGGTGGGCATGCTAGAGTTGATCATCGTGGACGTGGTAAAGGGAAGTTCAATAGTCAGGAAGCTGATGGATGGCAAAGGAAGCCTCTCA TAGGGAAGGTTGAGGGAGATTTGGCTGAA CGTGCCAGGATGACAAGCAACGGTACCTTCAACTACagaaggaagaggaagaacGAGTAA